A region from the Brachyspira pilosicoli genome encodes:
- a CDS encoding LptF/LptG family permease has product MKKIKKYIILEAIGPFIAGVLFFTFIFVIQLLPELFKLILNNGAPISTSLEIFVYMLPFNVAITIPMSILMAGIMGYGRLSSDNEIIVMRALGFSHMRIYAPIIILGFFTFLFSLFFNNVVMTEANYRYRALFSYIINIRPSIAVGKLEFAYISDINLSIGAYYSDNSGMSNVVIYDGNSQARRIITAKTGKWKNNEANSKVITLTLYDGIVQEMPVYGFVTNDFTAFDAMDINIVRNVSKLNDHERGLREIPAWKIRKKINDSMSNSLQTVTNQISNMIVTAYSNSFITNIDGTTNIILTNANISFSSFSNTYVTTNSVELDKLIETTKKEAVPYFYYVEFHKFISIPAACLFMVFIGAPLGIVGKRSGRGFGFGLSVIVVVIYYILITVAEIIAGNRTVPGFVAMWFPNIVLAAIGAFLMIRSFFSKGK; this is encoded by the coding sequence ATGAAAAAAATAAAGAAATATATTATATTAGAAGCTATAGGTCCTTTTATAGCAGGTGTATTATTTTTTACTTTCATATTTGTAATACAACTTTTACCAGAATTATTTAAGCTTATATTAAATAATGGTGCTCCAATATCTACTTCTTTAGAAATATTTGTTTATATGCTTCCATTCAACGTGGCAATTACTATACCAATGTCTATACTAATGGCAGGAATTATGGGGTATGGAAGACTTTCTTCTGACAATGAGATAATTGTAATGCGTGCTTTAGGTTTCTCTCACATGAGAATATATGCCCCTATTATAATACTTGGTTTTTTTACATTTTTATTTTCTTTATTTTTTAACAATGTTGTTATGACAGAAGCAAATTATAGATATAGAGCTTTATTTTCTTATATAATCAATATAAGACCTTCTATTGCGGTTGGAAAATTAGAGTTTGCCTATATATCTGACATTAATTTATCTATTGGAGCATATTATAGTGATAATAGCGGCATGTCTAATGTTGTTATATACGATGGAAATTCTCAGGCTAGAAGGATAATTACTGCTAAAACTGGAAAATGGAAAAACAATGAGGCCAATTCTAAAGTTATTACTTTAACTTTATATGATGGAATAGTTCAAGAGATGCCTGTATATGGTTTTGTAACTAATGATTTTACAGCATTTGATGCCATGGATATTAATATAGTTAGAAATGTAAGTAAATTAAATGACCATGAAAGAGGGCTCAGAGAAATTCCTGCTTGGAAGATAAGAAAAAAAATCAATGATTCAATGTCCAACTCGCTTCAAACAGTAACCAATCAAATAAGTAATATGATAGTTACCGCCTATTCTAATTCATTTATAACCAATATAGATGGCACAACAAATATAATACTAACAAATGCTAATATATCTTTTTCATCGTTTTCAAACACTTATGTTACAACAAACTCTGTAGAATTAGATAAATTAATAGAAACAACCAAAAAAGAAGCCGTACCGTATTTTTATTATGTAGAGTTTCATAAGTTTATATCAATACCAGCAGCATGTTTATTTATGGTATTTATTGGGGCACCTTTGGGAATAGTGGGTAAAAGAAGCGGAAGGGGATTTGGATTTGGTCTTTCTGTAATAGTTGTAGTAATATATTATATTCTTATCACTGTAGCAGAAATTATAGCAGGAAATAGGACTGTACCTGGTTTTGTTGCTATGTGGTTTCCTAATATAGTACTGGCTGCTATAGGGGCTTTCCTTATGATACGTTCATTCTTTAGTAAAGGAAAATAA
- a CDS encoding type II restriction endonuclease — MLKDIFIDIKNNKKEWLKSKKGNEFEDRFEASLKRYGFNRRVKEDINDILSSIKKNIIDKKSDLLLDNTYAVKDKSMENCFVCQPYGSQEFPDFLIFANKKIISIEIKYSSGKSSKPMWNSNLPKANAIYIFGSYGLSDVTFFLGRDVLSMEERIELIGFFENNAKRLEEEFRKEMRNKLDNINYKFDRGFDVYIRTAYEQNKNINKDANVDYFSHIDRIKCEENVIGFCESL, encoded by the coding sequence ATGCTTAAAGATATATTTATAGATATAAAAAATAATAAAAAAGAGTGGCTTAAAAGTAAAAAAGGTAATGAATTTGAAGACCGATTTGAAGCTTCACTAAAACGTTATGGCTTTAATAGAAGAGTAAAAGAAGATATTAACGACATACTCTCTTCTATTAAAAAAAATATTATAGATAAGAAAAGTGATTTATTGCTCGATAATACTTATGCAGTTAAAGATAAAAGCATGGAAAACTGTTTTGTATGCCAGCCTTATGGAAGTCAGGAATTCCCAGATTTTCTAATATTTGCAAATAAAAAAATTATATCTATAGAAATAAAATATAGCAGCGGAAAATCTTCAAAACCTATGTGGAATAGTAATTTACCTAAAGCTAATGCTATTTACATATTTGGTTCTTATGGACTTTCTGACGTTACATTTTTCTTAGGAAGAGATGTGCTTAGCATGGAAGAGAGAATAGAGCTTATAGGTTTTTTTGAAAATAATGCTAAAAGATTAGAAGAAGAATTTAGAAAAGAAATGAGAAATAAATTAGATAATATAAATTATAAATTTGATAGAGGATTTGATGTTTATATTAGAACAGCTTATGAACAAAATAAAAACATAAATAAAGATGCTAATGTAGATTATTTTTCTCATATAGATAGAATAAAATGTGAAGAAAATGTTATAGGATTTTGTGAGAGTTTATAA
- a CDS encoding HsdM family class I SAM-dependent methyltransferase, whose product MQKEYTKESIDYLKNTNIEKRKKLGQYFTPKTIRDLLLKKLTDISSKKDNVKILDPACGSGEFLLSCNEYFNNPKLYGFDIDDELINISKKLIKNADIKCIDTLKLNIDNSIKYDYVIGNPPYFEFKLDKEQKTRFKDIINGRVNIFSLFIKIGLELLNEEGYLAYVIPPSMNNGAFFSKLREYIISNSSIEYLHIIEGSDKFYMANQKVMLLILKKTNTQKNKKYIFEKNGITIFTENKLFLNKAYKDTISLREIGYCVKTGSIAWNFNKDKLTNDKNNAIPLIYSSNIVDGKIIIPNKRELQYIKNISEDLIIREEVIAVNRITGSNKSINIKSAIVKEKEFVCENHVNVIYQLKNYNKNYSLEYIYNALNDENNIKTLSLITGNTQISKTELERLLPIKVKR is encoded by the coding sequence ATGCAAAAAGAGTACACAAAAGAAAGCATAGATTATTTAAAAAATACTAATATAGAAAAAAGAAAAAAATTAGGTCAATATTTCACACCTAAAACTATAAGGGATTTGCTTTTAAAAAAATTAACAGATATATCATCAAAAAAAGATAATGTAAAAATATTAGACCCAGCCTGCGGAAGCGGAGAGTTTCTTTTATCTTGCAACGAATACTTTAATAATCCAAAACTCTATGGATTTGACATTGATGATGAGTTAATTAATATATCTAAAAAACTTATAAAAAATGCTGATATAAAATGTATAGATACTCTAAAATTAAACATTGATAACTCTATTAAATATGACTATGTTATAGGGAATCCCCCATATTTTGAGTTTAAATTAGATAAAGAACAAAAAACAAGATTTAAAGATATCATAAATGGAAGAGTTAATATATTTTCATTATTTATCAAAATAGGATTAGAACTTCTTAATGAGGAAGGATATTTAGCTTATGTTATACCTCCTTCAATGAATAATGGAGCATTCTTTTCTAAATTGAGAGAATATATAATAAGTAATAGCAGCATAGAATATTTACACATAATAGAAGGCTCTGATAAGTTTTATATGGCAAATCAGAAAGTAATGCTTTTAATATTAAAAAAAACGAATACACAAAAAAACAAAAAATATATATTTGAAAAAAACGGCATTACAATATTTACAGAAAATAAATTATTTTTAAATAAAGCATACAAAGATACCATTAGTTTAAGAGAAATAGGATACTGTGTAAAAACAGGAAGCATAGCATGGAATTTCAACAAAGATAAATTAACTAATGATAAAAATAATGCTATACCTTTAATATATTCTTCTAATATAGTGGATGGAAAAATTATTATACCAAATAAAAGAGAATTACAATATATAAAAAATATTTCAGAGGATTTAATAATAAGAGAAGAGGTAATAGCAGTTAATAGAATAACGGGTTCTAATAAAAGCATTAATATAAAATCAGCAATAGTAAAAGAAAAAGAGTTTGTATGCGAGAATCATGTTAATGTTATATATCAGTTAAAAAATTATAATAAAAACTACTCTTTAGAATATATCTATAATGCTTTAAATGACGAAAACAATATAAAAACATTAAGCCTTATAACAGGAAATACTCAAATCTCTAAAACAGAATTAGAAAGGCTTCTTCCCATAAAAGTTAAAAGATGA
- a CDS encoding 6-bladed beta-propeller encodes MRVKLLAFMVIFFVTVSLSYPLDKTPYYVNTDSYDSYRELIRGVHYYNQERYDAAIASFRTSLNTNPMDKFIRYWYSRALYKAGYMNLAINEWMNITRMGYQDPIILSKINKYYTANVSEDTKDTLSNFIYLKNFSTNANFLKNINQPIQIEMLEDGTLYVLDYSDSSLKQFDVNGNLIRKISNGKRLEEQQNSWWRKAIQFVTRVYPYEKLENPRGFTIDNDGYIYIANTKRDKIFKYDNNGNYITNIGNTGISNGQLLGPSSLYADNGGRLYVSDTGNNRIVVFDVNGNYLDSFGKMGENDGEFFSPAGIVVDNNYIYVADMGNKRVQKFDLNGNYVSTIKHELFNEPRGLSFASDGNLFIADGSKVYYYDINNDIFTLFNNSERYTATPTSVTEDANKTIYLTDFLSGKIDVYTRKEEYYANLDVFVDRQYLNKYPVVVTSVTVRDRLTNPIIGLTAENFEVIENDNLYKKVGMYDAPELHEYRFIFLIEDSAAAKPYENRIKEEISNFTLSLTNNDEVMVIHYNDEVYKSDGYSAANLRILENANNFRFVGGISALDNAYYEAIRLSANSFKKTAIINFSVSDPDDTVFSMMDFTDLYNYAKNNAVSLNQVYIGANKTNYFYDLMTKSTYGYTINADNSINYANELMNIKNINFGRYFIYFNSFKNNLEKGQYRSLKIRVNYRDMSGEEESGFILP; translated from the coding sequence ATGAGAGTAAAACTTCTAGCGTTTATGGTTATTTTTTTTGTAACTGTATCGCTTTCATACCCCCTAGACAAAACCCCATATTATGTAAACACAGATAGCTATGACTCCTACAGAGAGCTCATTAGAGGTGTGCACTATTATAATCAAGAACGTTATGACGCGGCAATAGCGAGCTTTAGAACCTCTCTTAATACAAATCCAATGGATAAGTTTATTAGATATTGGTATAGCAGAGCTTTATATAAAGCAGGATATATGAATCTCGCTATCAACGAATGGATGAATATTACTAGAATGGGATACCAAGACCCTATAATACTCTCTAAAATTAATAAATATTATACAGCAAATGTTTCTGAAGATACTAAGGATACTTTAAGCAATTTTATTTACCTTAAAAACTTCTCTACAAATGCTAATTTCTTAAAAAATATTAATCAGCCTATACAAATAGAAATGCTCGAAGATGGTACTTTGTATGTGTTAGATTATAGTGATTCTTCATTAAAGCAATTTGATGTAAATGGAAACTTAATAAGAAAAATATCAAATGGTAAAAGGTTAGAAGAGCAGCAAAATAGTTGGTGGAGAAAGGCTATACAGTTTGTAACAAGAGTTTATCCTTATGAGAAATTAGAAAATCCAAGAGGCTTTACAATTGATAATGATGGATATATATATATAGCAAACACTAAAAGAGATAAAATATTTAAATATGATAATAACGGAAATTATATTACAAATATAGGAAACACTGGTATAAGCAATGGTCAGCTGCTTGGTCCTTCATCTTTATATGCTGATAATGGAGGAAGGCTATATGTATCTGATACTGGAAATAATAGAATTGTAGTATTTGACGTTAATGGAAATTATTTAGATAGTTTTGGTAAGATGGGTGAAAATGATGGAGAGTTCTTTTCCCCTGCTGGAATAGTTGTTGATAATAATTATATTTATGTTGCTGATATGGGAAATAAAAGAGTTCAGAAATTTGATTTAAACGGAAATTATGTTTCTACTATTAAGCATGAATTATTTAATGAGCCTAGGGGATTATCTTTTGCTTCCGATGGAAATTTATTTATAGCTGATGGAAGTAAAGTTTATTATTATGACATAAATAATGATATTTTTACTTTGTTTAACAATTCTGAGAGATATACTGCTACTCCTACTTCTGTAACAGAAGATGCTAATAAGACAATTTATCTTACAGATTTTTTATCTGGAAAAATAGATGTTTATACAAGAAAAGAAGAGTATTATGCTAATTTAGACGTATTTGTTGATAGACAATATTTAAATAAATATCCTGTTGTTGTAACTTCTGTGACTGTACGTGATAGACTTACTAACCCTATTATTGGACTTACTGCTGAAAATTTTGAGGTTATAGAAAATGACAATTTATATAAGAAAGTTGGAATGTATGATGCCCCTGAGCTTCATGAGTATAGATTTATATTTTTGATTGAAGACAGTGCTGCTGCTAAGCCTTATGAAAACAGAATAAAAGAAGAGATTAGCAATTTTACTTTGAGTTTAACTAATAATGATGAAGTAATGGTTATACATTATAATGATGAGGTTTATAAATCTGATGGATATTCTGCTGCTAATTTAAGAATATTAGAAAATGCTAATAATTTTAGATTTGTAGGAGGAATATCAGCTTTAGATAATGCTTATTATGAGGCTATAAGACTTTCTGCAAATAGTTTTAAGAAGACTGCTATTATTAACTTCTCAGTAAGCGATCCTGATGACACAGTATTTTCTATGATGGATTTTACAGACCTTTATAATTATGCAAAAAATAATGCTGTTTCATTGAATCAGGTTTATATTGGAGCTAATAAAACAAACTACTTCTATGATTTAATGACTAAGTCTACTTATGGTTATACTATAAATGCTGATAATTCTATTAATTATGCTAATGAGCTTATGAATATAAAAAATATTAATTTTGGAAGATATTTTATTTATTTCAATAGTTTTAAGAATAATTTAGAAAAAGGTCAGTATAGATCATTAAAAATTAGAGTTAATTATAGAGATATGTCTGGAGAAGAGGAATCTGGATTTATATTGCCTTAA
- a CDS encoding lytic transglycosylase domain-containing protein — protein sequence MIESVQRIHVRIGEIQERFNQLGFAPLNTTPPTKSFSEHLNEAMAESSAKIDNNGQLDKLNKTDAATVEASNKKINNSEAFNGKISFGVYDDASNNFAKALNAYKKVSFPSTYDDIIKEAANKYSVPEDLIKAVIKQESNYMPNAVSHKGAIGLMQIMPSTGVGLGVTDKEMLKDPYTNIMAGTKYLSQMLNKYDGRLDLSLSAYNAGPSLVDKLQRIPNIDETKNYVKNIIGYIK from the coding sequence ATGATAGAGTCAGTACAAAGAATACATGTTAGAATAGGGGAGATTCAAGAGAGATTTAATCAATTAGGTTTTGCTCCGCTTAATACAACTCCTCCTACAAAATCTTTTTCTGAACATTTAAATGAAGCTATGGCTGAAAGCTCTGCAAAAATAGATAATAATGGTCAATTAGATAAACTAAATAAAACTGATGCTGCAACAGTGGAAGCAAGCAATAAAAAAATTAATAATAGTGAAGCATTTAATGGTAAAATTTCTTTTGGTGTGTATGATGATGCCAGCAATAATTTTGCTAAAGCTCTAAATGCATATAAAAAAGTATCTTTCCCATCAACTTATGATGATATAATTAAAGAAGCTGCTAATAAATATTCTGTACCTGAAGATTTGATTAAAGCAGTTATAAAGCAAGAATCAAACTACATGCCTAATGCTGTTAGCCACAAGGGAGCTATTGGTTTAATGCAGATAATGCCTTCTACAGGAGTTGGGCTTGGTGTAACCGATAAAGAGATGCTTAAAGACCCTTACACTAATATAATGGCTGGTACTAAATATTTATCGCAAATGCTAAATAAATATGACGGCAGATTAGATTTATCTTTATCTGCTTATAATGCGGGTCCTTCTTTGGTAGATAAATTACAAAGAATACCTAATATAGATGAAACTAAAAATTATGTTAAAAATATTATAGGCTATATAAAGTAA
- a CDS encoding flagellar FliJ family protein, whose amino-acid sequence MKRFDFKLEPLYKLRKNIEKKKQAEVAEVSALYNKEKEGKDNCILKINDGIKIVDSIDDSSEMINMSIYLGEYMLALNSQIAIHDRKMSEIGIELRKRQDILQEATRQRRAVEILKEKKLLEYKKLMNKEEQSKLDEWKNDYYVN is encoded by the coding sequence ATGAAAAGATTTGATTTTAAACTTGAGCCTTTATATAAACTTAGAAAAAACATAGAGAAAAAAAAACAAGCTGAAGTTGCGGAGGTTTCTGCTTTATATAATAAAGAAAAAGAGGGTAAAGATAATTGCATTTTAAAAATAAATGACGGCATAAAAATAGTAGATTCTATTGATGATAGCAGTGAGATGATTAATATGAGTATTTATTTGGGAGAATATATGCTTGCTCTAAACTCTCAAATAGCGATACATGATAGAAAAATGTCTGAAATAGGAATTGAGCTTAGAAAGAGGCAGGACATTTTGCAAGAGGCTACTAGACAAAGAAGGGCTGTTGAAATATTAAAAGAGAAAAAATTGTTAGAATATAAAAAGTTAATGAACAAAGAAGAGCAGTCTAAATTAGATGAATGGAAAAATGACTATTATGTCAATTAA
- a CDS encoding FliI/YscN family ATPase yields MFEGGRLESDREHSFREIHDSFDKYRKVVDDVAMLKFCGKVKEVIGSLVISEGPFAKLGDICRIYKNDDTFIDAEVIGFRNQDVLLSTYGSVNGITFGNMVYSSDKPLSIICSNKILGTVLNGMGKPLSGGGHKFYETPIPINHTSVNPLNRPRIKKNIQTGVRAIDGLLTVGKGQRMAIMSGTGVGKSTLLSMIARNTNADVNVIALIGERRREVLDFIERDLGEEGLKRSVVVVATSDDAPLLRVRAAYTATTIAEYFRDQGKDVMFMVDSVTRFALAQREIGLSRGEPPTTRGYTPSVFSELAQLLERTGTSSKGTITAFYNVLVEGDDLDEPITDAVRGILDGHIVLSRDLANRGHFPAIDINKSISRIMNEVVSNMHKKAAREFLKMSADYNEVKELIMIGGYAKGSMPEVDRAIEYKPLMDRYLQQDMYELSTFADSKENLLSMFYSKNEIEEDLLNNGDVKSANDYTGISDNVKQEEGVVIL; encoded by the coding sequence ATGTTTGAAGGCGGCAGATTAGAAAGCGATAGAGAGCATTCTTTTAGAGAGATACATGACTCTTTTGACAAATATAGAAAGGTTGTTGATGATGTTGCAATGCTCAAGTTTTGCGGTAAGGTAAAAGAGGTTATAGGTTCTCTTGTTATAAGTGAAGGACCTTTTGCAAAGCTTGGAGATATTTGCCGTATATATAAAAATGATGATACATTTATAGATGCTGAAGTTATAGGTTTTAGAAATCAAGATGTTTTACTTTCTACTTATGGCAGTGTAAATGGTATTACTTTTGGAAATATGGTTTATTCTTCTGATAAGCCTTTATCTATAATTTGTTCTAATAAAATTTTAGGCACTGTATTAAATGGTATGGGTAAGCCTTTAAGCGGCGGCGGACACAAGTTTTATGAAACCCCTATACCTATAAATCATACTTCTGTAAATCCATTAAATAGACCAAGAATTAAAAAGAATATACAAACAGGTGTGCGTGCTATAGATGGGCTTCTTACTGTTGGTAAGGGGCAGCGTATGGCTATAATGAGCGGTACGGGTGTTGGTAAGTCTACTCTTTTATCTATGATAGCAAGAAACACTAATGCTGATGTTAATGTTATTGCATTAATTGGTGAGAGAAGAAGAGAGGTATTAGATTTTATAGAAAGAGACCTTGGAGAAGAGGGCTTAAAAAGAAGTGTAGTTGTTGTTGCTACAAGTGACGATGCTCCGCTTTTGAGAGTGCGTGCTGCATATACTGCTACCACAATAGCTGAATATTTTAGAGACCAAGGCAAAGATGTTATGTTTATGGTTGATTCTGTAACTCGTTTTGCTTTAGCTCAAAGAGAGATAGGGCTTTCAAGAGGTGAGCCTCCTACTACAAGAGGATATACTCCGAGTGTTTTTTCAGAATTAGCACAATTATTAGAGAGAACTGGTACTTCTTCAAAAGGAACAATTACAGCTTTCTACAATGTATTGGTTGAAGGTGATGATTTGGACGAGCCTATTACTGATGCTGTGAGAGGTATATTAGATGGGCACATTGTTTTATCGAGAGATTTAGCTAATAGAGGGCATTTCCCTGCTATTGACATAAATAAAAGCATATCGAGGATTATGAATGAAGTAGTTTCTAATATGCATAAAAAGGCTGCAAGAGAGTTTCTAAAGATGAGTGCTGATTATAATGAAGTTAAAGAACTTATTATGATTGGCGGTTATGCTAAGGGGAGCATGCCTGAGGTTGATAGGGCTATAGAGTATAAACCTTTGATGGACAGATACTTACAGCAGGATATGTATGAACTTTCTACTTTTGCAGACAGTAAAGAAAATTTGCTTTCTATGTTTTATTCTAAAAATGAAATAGAAGAGGATTTGCTTAATAACGGCGATGTAAAAAGTGCAAATGACTATACAGGAATTTCCGATAATGTTAAACAGGAAGAGGGTGTTGTAATATTATAA
- the fliH gene encoding flagellar assembly protein FliH: MPEKVFKAKSIVELTQKVNIAVPHHKLQEEIDFEEQEEYHGPSIEEIEAEIAGLRAQWEEDLKDMRRKAADEAQRIIEDAKNQAFEIFKAKQNEVHIMSEQAKVDASRIIQDANAEKERIQSESESIKDAAYKEGYAKGYDEGFEKSFADGNNDLTKLNEKLKKILAETINKRNEIIDTAEAQLIEVAILIAKRVVKMLTEKDKGIVIRNIQEALRRIKGRTKITIRVNIDDLEISARHKDEFYQMLDKIEGVTVLEDPNVDVGGCMIETDFGDIDARINTQLNEIETAIKEVEPIKGF, from the coding sequence ATGCCAGAAAAGGTTTTTAAGGCTAAAAGTATTGTTGAACTTACTCAAAAGGTTAATATAGCTGTACCGCATCATAAGCTTCAGGAAGAGATAGATTTTGAAGAGCAGGAAGAGTATCATGGTCCTTCTATAGAGGAGATTGAGGCAGAGATTGCTGGACTTAGAGCTCAGTGGGAAGAAGATTTAAAAGACATGAGAAGAAAGGCTGCTGATGAGGCACAGAGAATTATAGAAGATGCCAAAAATCAGGCTTTTGAAATTTTTAAAGCTAAGCAAAATGAAGTGCATATTATGTCTGAACAGGCTAAAGTTGATGCTTCAAGAATCATACAAGATGCTAATGCTGAAAAAGAGAGAATACAAAGCGAGTCTGAATCTATAAAAGATGCTGCATACAAAGAAGGATATGCTAAAGGCTATGATGAGGGCTTTGAGAAATCTTTTGCTGACGGCAATAATGATTTAACTAAACTTAATGAAAAATTAAAAAAGATATTAGCTGAAACTATTAATAAAAGAAATGAAATAATAGATACAGCAGAAGCTCAGCTTATAGAGGTTGCTATACTCATTGCTAAGAGAGTAGTAAAAATGCTCACAGAAAAAGACAAAGGTATAGTAATAAGAAATATTCAAGAGGCATTAAGAAGAATTAAAGGAAGAACTAAAATCACTATAAGAGTAAATATTGATGATTTAGAGATTTCTGCAAGGCATAAAGATGAGTTTTATCAGATGCTTGACAAGATTGAAGGTGTTACAGTATTAGAAGACCCTAATGTTGATGTGGGCGGTTGTATGATAGAAACAGACTTCGGTGACATTGACGCTAGAATTAATACTCAATTAAATGAAATAGAAACTGCTATAAAAGAAGTAGAGCCTATAAAAGGATTTTAA
- the fliG gene encoding flagellar motor switch protein FliG yields the protein MATANNEKEKKQRVLSGRQKVAIFLVSLGMEASSEIFKHLREEEIEQITFDIARLENIESADKDAVFREFQEMMIAQDFITQGGIDYARDLLERSVGSQKASDIINRLTSSLQVRPFDFIRRTDPAHLLNFIQGEHPQTIALILAYLEAPKAASILGALPSEIQPDVAKRIATMDRTSPEVLREVERVLERKLSTLASEDFTSAGGIDSIVEIINSVDRSTEKSIIESLEEDDPELAEEIKKRMFVFEDIVLLDDRAIQKVLREVDSSDLAKALKSVDSDAQDKVYRNMSKRAAALLKEDMDFMGPVRLKDVEEAQQKIVNIIRKLEEQGDIVVARAGEDEMVV from the coding sequence ATGGCTACGGCTAATAATGAAAAAGAAAAAAAACAACGCGTATTAAGCGGACGTCAGAAAGTTGCTATATTTTTAGTTTCTTTAGGAATGGAAGCTTCTAGTGAGATATTCAAGCATTTACGCGAAGAGGAAATAGAGCAAATCACTTTTGATATTGCGAGACTTGAGAATATTGAATCTGCCGATAAAGATGCTGTATTTAGAGAATTCCAAGAGATGATGATAGCTCAAGACTTTATAACTCAAGGCGGTATAGATTATGCTAGAGACTTGCTTGAAAGATCTGTAGGAAGCCAGAAGGCAAGCGATATAATCAATAGACTTACTTCTTCATTACAAGTAAGACCGTTTGATTTTATACGCCGTACAGACCCAGCTCACTTGCTTAACTTTATACAAGGTGAGCACCCTCAAACTATAGCACTTATTTTAGCATATTTGGAAGCTCCAAAGGCAGCAAGCATATTAGGAGCATTGCCTTCAGAAATACAGCCTGATGTTGCTAAGAGAATTGCTACAATGGACAGAACTTCTCCAGAGGTTTTAAGAGAGGTTGAAAGGGTACTTGAGAGAAAACTTTCTACACTTGCTAGTGAAGACTTTACTTCTGCGGGCGGTATAGATTCTATAGTTGAAATTATTAACAGTGTTGATAGATCTACAGAGAAAAGTATTATTGAGAGTTTGGAGGAAGACGACCCAGAACTTGCAGAAGAAATCAAGAAACGTATGTTTGTATTCGAAGATATTGTTTTACTTGATGACAGAGCTATACAGAAAGTTTTGCGTGAAGTTGACTCTAGTGATTTGGCTAAGGCACTTAAGAGTGTTGATTCTGATGCTCAAGATAAAGTATATAGAAATATGTCTAAACGTGCTGCTGCATTGCTTAAAGAGGATATGGACTTTATGGGACCTGTTCGTCTTAAAGATGTTGAAGAAGCTCAGCAGAAAATTGTTAATATCATTCGTAAGCTTGAAGAGCAGGGAGACATTGTTGTGGCTCGTGCTGGTGAAGATGAAATGGTTGTTTGA